The genomic DNA ATGCAAATAGTTTCCCCTACGCACATAAAATTGCGTGTATTTGAGCGCGGCGTTGGAGAGACCATGGCCTGTGGCACAGGAGCATGTGCAGCGGTTGTAGCGGGTATCATAAATAACTGGCTTGAACACAAGGTGACTGTTACCTTACCAGGTGGCGATTTAACAATTGAATGGTCCGGTGAAGGGAACGTTAGAATGACAGGACCCGTGGCAACCGTATATCAAGGAGTGTTGGTTTGACCGAAGTGATCAATAATGATGAATTTAGCGAAGAAGATATTGTTCGTTATTTAAAGCAACACCCTTCATTTTTTGAACATCATCCTATGTTGTTGAAGCGCTTGCATTTACAGCATGATAGCGGCCAAGCGATCTCCTTAATTGAACGCCAAAATCATATTTTTCGCCAAGAAAATCGAGATTTGATCGACCGATTAAATAAATTCATCAATGTTGCGCAAAGAAACGATCGCCTATTTTTAAAGCTGCAAGCCTTAGTATTAAAATTAATCGAATGCGAGCAACTGAATGAAATGGCGGCTATTTTACAAAAAGGCTTAATTGAAAACTTTGATGTAGACGATGTGCAGCTAGTGCTTAGCCACCAAGTCAGCCGTGATGGAGACCTATGGTTACATTGCGATAAGCACACCTTATTGAA from Reinekea marina includes the following:
- a CDS encoding DUF484 family protein, translating into MINNDEFSEEDIVRYLKQHPSFFEHHPMLLKRLHLQHDSGQAISLIERQNHIFRQENRDLIDRLNKFINVAQRNDRLFLKLQALVLKLIECEQLNEMAAILQKGLIENFDVDDVQLVLSHQVSRDGDLWLHCDKHTLLKQFPSVIKDQKSSCGIFDEETRSLLFGQTPMGSLALGAIKCKSGQVGILALGSKSDAHFRSGTDTLFLSHLANVISRLLDRFSD